One window from the genome of Kluyveromyces marxianus DMKU3-1042 DNA, complete genome, chromosome 3 encodes:
- the POM34 gene encoding Pom34p, which yields MNDGISAPGTPVKNFQTPSRPLSQQQFRSLKEKAAKQSPSLYKFKVLSDPTKKSGLGSSEIAKQSAQKTVPESDSSLFERSVFSGRREKSSDGGLIGHLSKDRSRLENNIKQHIPPKAKVLLSKVSLKSHEQPRTSLQAESSSSSDLLPDEAPPTGNETTKWDGSEGQLTDFENPALAVFTSRMVNKELEMRRLLTNIVLALIWNLISKFVMLFFQYTKKGAQLRDEIHRLVLKYVVYKIYPQAHVQSIWFQLLSWQCITSVFHLIVLYNIGVCLWNLLVKAQNLDMSDLNLTEHQKRLLGIIDDHATTANSTAPATGERLSNNKPTGKNVHNTFVNDADSKAGHKPFIFKSLQTPTKMREEQYSSRNEIGGQNHVSFSVQPKKVNAFGVQSVDATSMTPMRSLPSIRSQRQEIRPGYIPSNRYTYMMDSPSSTRKL from the coding sequence atgAATGATGGAATATCTGCTCCCGGAACGCCGGTGAAAAACTTTCAGACACCTAGTAGACCATTAAGTCAACAACAGTTTCGAtcattgaaagagaaggCAGCGAAGCAGTCGCCATCATTGTATAAATTCAAGGTTCTAAGTGACCCTACGAAAAAGTCTGGACTCGGAAGCTCAGAAATTGCGAAACAAAGTGCCCAGAAAACTGTTCCTGAGAGCGATTCGTCGTTATTTGAGAGATCTGTGTTTTCTggaagaagggaaaaaTCTTCGGATGGTGGGTTGATTGGACATCTATCTAAAGACAGGAGTCGGTTagaaaacaatataaaaCAGCATATTCCTCCTAAGGCCAAAGTTCTTCTCTCCAAAGTTTCTTTGAAGTCGCATGAACAGCCCAGAACATCGTTACAGGCGGAGTCAAGTTCCAGTTCCGACCTTTTGCCTGATGAAGCCCCACCTACTGGGAACGAAACTACGAAATGGGACGGATCTGAGGGCCAGCTAACGGACTTTGAAAACCCTGCATTGGCTGTGTTCACGTCCAGGATGGTGAACAAGGAACTGGAGATGAGGCGTTTACTAACGAATATCGTGTTAGCCTTGATTTGGAATCTTATAAGCAAGTTCGTTATGCTGTTTTTCCAATACACTAAAAAAGGTGCCCAGCTGCGAGACGAGATACACCGCTTGGTGCTAAAATACGTGGTTTATAAAATATACCCTCAGGCGCACGTTCAATCAATATGGTTTCAGTTGCTTTCGTGGCAATGCATCACCAGCGTTTTCCATTTGATTGTGCTATATAATATTGGTGTGTGTCTGTGGAACTTATTAGTGAAGGCACAAAACCTTGATATGTCTGATTTGAACCTCACTGAACATCAAAAACGCTTGCTAGGTATCATTGATGACCATGCAACTACAGCAAACTCCACAGCACCTGCTACTGGCGAAAGACTGTCAAACAATAAGCCCACTGGCAAGAATGTACACAATACGTTTGTGAATGATGCAGATTCTAAGGCTGGCCATAAGCcatttattttcaaatctcTACAAACCCCAACAAAGATGCGTGAAGAGCAATACTCTAGTAGGAATGAAATTGGCGGTCAAAACCACGTTTCGTTTTCGGTTCAGCCGAAGAAAGTAAACGCTTTTGGGGTACAATCTGTAGATGCCACTTCTATGACTCCGATGAGATCTCTTCCATCAATTAGGTCACAGCGCCAAGAGATCCGTCCAGGTTACATACCAAGTAACAGGTACACATATATGATGGACTCTCCTAGCTCAACAAGAAAACTTTGA
- the PSR1 gene encoding phosphatase, with translation MGFITSLLCGSSDSESSKKQKSKNSVTSNNHNSKSGTGLNLEKSKSNKSGSPSRTNKKRSSAHTGLHSTNTRQSAVHTTLSNSTAEMHLAKKGTTKIKRAYGSVPVEKSKAPAVAEQVVHSSEITNDSSSDDAAMDVDVDMDADDDDDDDDIKADEKQTLLVYNAESDNSTGTTADTAVSAGQAAPPEITTTVHETEHTSSAEDSEGIQSQGVSDIDMVNADYDEGDLLDLSLLQPDQAHAPGVNTLLLPKTEQFKGKKCLVLDLDETLVHSSFKYLRTADFVIPVEIDNQVHNVYVIKRPGVDEFLKRVSELYEVVVFTASVSRYGDPLLDILDKEKTIHHRLFRDSCYNYDGNYIKNLSQIGRPLSDMIILDKYPASYIFHPQHAIPISSWFSDAHDNELLDIIPLLEDLAQERVPDVGKILDVTI, from the coding sequence ATGGGCTTTATCACCTCTTTATTGTGTGGTTCAAGCGATTCTGAGAGttccaagaaacaaaagagtaAAAATTCAGTTACAAGTAATAATCACAACTCCAAGAGTGGCACTGGATTGAATTTAGAGAAGAGCAAAAGTAACAAGTCAGGAAGCCCCTCCCGTACAAATAAGAAAAGGAGTAGTGCACATACTGGGCTTCACTCTACTAATACTAGACAATCAGCTGTACACACCACATTATCGAATTCGACAGCTGAGATGCATCTCGCCAAGAAAGGCACGACAAAGATCAAACGTGCTTATGGAAGCGTGCCTGTTGAGAAGAGTAAAGCACCTGCCGTAGCAGAGCAGGTTGTTCACTCTAGTGAGATCACAAATGATTCGAGCAGTGATGATGCAGCTAtggatgttgatgttgacaTGGATgcagatgatgacgatgacgatgatgacaTCAAGGCCGATGAGAAACAGACTCTGTTGGTGTATAATGCAGAATCAGATAACAGTACTGGCACAACTGCAGATACAGCAGTGTCGGCAGGTCAGGCAGCGCCACCAGaaattactactactgtcCATGAAACAGAACATACTAGCAGTGCTGAAGACTCTGAAGGTATTCAAAGCCAAGGGGTTAGTGATATAGACATGGTTAATGCCGACTACGATGAAGGAGACCTGTTAGACTTATCATTACTACAACCTGATCAGGCACATGCCCCTGGTGTTAATACGTTACTTTTGCCCAAAACTGAACAATTTAAGGGCAAAAAATGTTTGGTTTTAGATCTGGATGAAACTTTGgttcattcttctttcaagtaCCTCCGTACAGCAGACTTCGTTATTCCAGTAGAAATTGATAATCAAGTCCACAACGTTTATGTTATCAAGAGACCTGGAGTCgatgaatttttgaaacGTGTTAGTGAACTTTATGAAGTCGTTGTCTTTACTGCAAGTGTTTCAAGATATGGTGATCCCTTATTGGATATCTTGGATAAGGAAAAGACTATCCACCATAGATTATTCAGAGACTCGTGCTACAACTACGATGGCAACTATATCAAGAATCTATCTCAAATTGGTAGACCGTTATCTGACATGATTATCTTAGACAAATACCCAGCTTCATACATCTTCCATCCTCAGCATGCTATTCCAATTTCATCCTGGTTTTCTGATGCACATGACAATGAACTTTTGGATATAATTCCTCTACTGGAAGATTTAGCCCAAGAAAGAGTACCGGATGTGGGGAAAATTTTGGATGTAACAATTTAA
- the COX17 gene encoding copper metallochaperone COX17, whose protein sequence is MLTHLVMNNVQQRPESLSLDKKSSNTYIPRHNTMPETTNTNAQTQTETAASKPKPCCVCKPEKEARDECLLFNGQDNGKCDELIAKYKTCMKGYGFDI, encoded by the coding sequence ATGCTTACACACTTAGTAATGAACAATGTACAACAAAGACCGGAATCGCTTTCGCTAgacaagaaatcaagcAACACATACATACCAAGACACAATACAATGCCTGAAACTACCAACACAAACGCCCAAACTCaaacagaaacagcagCCTCCAAGCCAAAGCCATGTTGTGTGTGCAAGCCAGAGAAAGAGGCCAGAGATGAATGTCTTTTGTTCAATGGCCAGGACAACGGCAAGTGTGATGAGCTTATTGCCAAGTACAAGACCTGTATGAAGGGCTACGGGTTTGACATTTAA
- the SOF1 gene encoding rRNA-processing protein SOF1 produces MKIKTISRSADDYVPVKSTQESQLPRNLDPALHPFERAREYTKALNATKLERMFAKPFIGQLGYGHRDGVYTIAKNYNVLNKLATASGDGIIKYWNMSTREELSSFKAHYGMVTGLCVTPLHLSPQRENFMLSCGDDKTVKLWSVNSDDFANVKDDTRLNNEHGIIKTFHGEHAFQSLDHHRQKSNFVTGGAQIELWDTNRSKPISNLSWGADNINHVRFNQNEVDILASTGSDNSVVLYDLRTNSPTQKIVQTMRTNSICWNPVEAFNFVIANEDHNAYYYDMRNMSRALHVFKDHVSAVMDVDFSPTGDEVVTGSYDKTIRIYQVKHGHSREIYHTKRMQHVFQVKYTMDSKYIVSGSDDGNVRLWRAKAWERSNAKSTREKNKLEYDEKLKERFKHMPEVKRISRHRHVPKVVKKAQEIKKIEIDSLKRRERNERRTRKDMPFVPERKKQIVGTVFQYEDKQKDNSKSTNSDDE; encoded by the coding sequence ATGAAGATCAAAACTATCAGCAGAAGTGCAGACGACTATGTTCCTGTAAAGAGCACTCAAGAATCACAACTGCCTCGTAACTTGGATCCAGCTTTGCATCCATTCGAAAGAGCCAGAGAATATACAAAAGCTTTAAATGCAACCAAACTCGAGAGAATGTTTGCAAAACCATTTATTGGTCAATTAGGTTATGGTCATAGAGATGGTGTTTATACTATTGCAAAGAACTATAACGTGCTTAATAAGCTTGCTACTGCGAGTGGTGATGGTATCATTAAATACTGGAATATGTCTActagagaagaattgaGTTCGTTTAAAGCACATTATGGTATGGTAACAGGGTTATGTGTGACTCCTTTACACCTATCTCCTCAAAGGGAAAACTTCATGTTATCCTGTGGTGATGATAAAACTGTAAAGTTATGGTCCGTTAACTCAGATGACTTTGCTAATGTCAAAGATGATACTAGATTGAATAACGAACATGGTATCATCAAGACTTTCCATGGTGAGCATGCATTCCAATCCTTAGATCACCACAGACAAAAATCTAACTTTGTTACTGGTGGTGCTCAGATAGAACTTTGGGATACTAATAGGTCCAAACCAATTTCAAACCTTTCTTGGGGTGCAGACAACATAAATCACGTTAGATTCAATCAAAACGAAGTTGATATTTTAGCAAGTACGGGTAGTGATAATTCTGTGGTACTTTATGATTTAAGAACCAATTCTCCAACTCAAAAAATTGTTCAAACAATGAGAACGAACTCTATTTGTTGGAATCCAGTGGAAGCCTTCAACTTTGTGATTGCTAATGAAGATCATAACGCGTACTACTACGATATGAGAAATATGTCTAGGGCCCTACACGTGTTTAAGGATCATGTCAGTGCTGTCATGGATGTTGATTTCTCACCAACAGGTGACGAAGTCGTAACTGGTTCTTACGATAAGACGATAAGAATTTATCAAGTCAAACACGGTCACTCAAGAGAAATTTACCATACAAAGAGAATGCAACATGTGTTCCAAGTGAAGTACACTATGGACAGTAAATATATAGTAAGTGGTTCAGATGATGGTAACGTTAGACTATGGAGAGCTAAGGCATGGGAGAGATCAAATGCTAAGAGTACCcgtgaaaagaataaactAGAGTATGATGAAAAGCTCAAGGAGAGATTCAAACACATGCCAGAAGTCAAGAGAATAAGTAGACACAGACATGTTCCTAAGGTTGTTAAGAAGGCTCAAGAAATTAAGAAGATAGAAATCGATTCgttgaagagaagagagagaaacgaaagaagaacacGGAAAGATATGCCCTTTGTACCagagagaaagaaacagattGTCGGTACTGTTTTCCAGTACGAGGATAAACAAAAGGACAATTCTAAATCTACCAATTCAGATGATGAGTAG
- the YEH2 gene encoding sterol esterase 2, translating to MELRPPYFSRFIRVSSESVQRTGRFSMVQKWYHTITSRLITTMFLTVLMICAIWHNFLTSHIFKRKQRVVLDPRDTRPANVITPQTTSHSHMMHRHTQSFSSSAPIEVDVEVDDVNNIEYDRTITRRIKARDTDFNPFADVLSGEDLKLVPNLQYYYSQYNIVVDEYEVTTKDGFVLELWHLRKKDESEFNDRYPILMLHGLLQSSGSFASAGRKSLAYYVHDSGYDVWLGNNRCGFKSKWDREKLAPNGEWDWDLNTMTRYDLETLVDAVLEKKQHKFEKLSLIAHSQGTTQAFMGLVNEDDIYKDTDFRLSSKLDNFVALAPAVYPGPLLDEKLFVKFMAKHIDNKWVFGDKSFVPLMMEMRDIMAGHKIFSFLSYVMFNFLFNWNDILWDRPLRDRHFLFSPVHISVKLMQWWLSLDPLKSSFKTFAEDMFPDVKTWFPVHSESTSMDEHLHKNEHKPVTQDWPKILLFIPRQDRLVDGERLINHFINHEPHSIFKIWYIDEYSHLDVLWAGDVIERIGKPMLENMYFPEQHSATN from the coding sequence ATTTTAGCAGGTTTATTAGAGTGAGTAGTGAAAGTGTACAGAGAACAGGCCGATTCAGCATGGTACAGAAATGGTATCACACGATCACATCACGGTTGATTACCACGATGTTTTTGACAGTGCTAATGATATGTGCTATCTGGCATAACTTCCTCACGTCGCATATATTTAAACGGAAACAGCGGGTGGTGTTAGATCCTCGAGATACACGTCCAGCAAATGTGATCACACCGCAAACGACCAGCCATTCTCATATGATGCATCGACACACACAGTCATTCAGTTCATCTGCACCCATTGAGGTTGATGTGGAAGTGGATGATGTGAATAATATTGAATATGATCGGACTATCACAAGGCGCATTAAAGCCAGAGACACAGATTTCAATCCCTTTGCAGATGTACTGTCTGGAGAAGATTTGAAACTTGTGCCAAACCTTCAATACTACTACTCACAATACAATATTGTAGTGGACGAGTATGAGGTCACAACAAAGGATGGATTTGTCCTAGAGCTTTGGCATcttagaaaaaaagatgaatcTGAATTTAATGACAGATATCCTATTCTTATGTTGCATGGTCTTTTACAAAGTAGTGGTTCCTTTGCCTCGGCCGGCAGGAAATCCTTGGCATATTATGTACATGACTCAGGATACGATGTTTGGTTGGGCAACAACCGTTGTGGGTTCAAGTCTAAATGGGATAGAGAAAAGCTTGCTCCAAACGGGGAGTGGGATTGGGATTTGAATACCATGACAAGATATGACTTAGAAACTCTTGTTGATGCTGTTCTCGAGAAGAAGCAACATAAATTTGAAAAGCTATCATTGATAGCCCATTCTCAGGGAACAACACAGGCATTCATGGGTCTTGTAAATGAGGACGATATTTACAAGGACACGGATTTCAGATTAAGCAGTAAATTGGACAATTTCGTTGCTTTGGCTCCAGCAGTTTATCCTGGACCTTTGTTGGACGAAAAGTTGTTCGTTAAATTCATGGCAAAACATATAGATAACAAGTGGGTTTTTGGTGATAAATCTTTCGTTCCATTGATGATGGAAATGAGGGACATCATGGCTGGTCACAAaatcttttcctttttatCATATGTGATGTTCAACTTTTTATTCAACTGGAACGACATTTTATGGGATAGACCACTTCGGGATAgacattttcttttctcaCCAGTTCATATATCAGTGAAACTCATGCAATGGTGGCTCAGTTTGGATCCTCTGAAGTCAAGTTTTAAAACTTTTGCTGAAGATATGTTCCCGGATGTCAAGACATGGTTCCCAGTTCACTCTGAAAGCACCAGCATGGATGAACATCTACATAAGAATGAACATAAGCCCGTCACCCAAGACTGGCCCAAAATTCTGTTATTTATACCAAGACAGGATAGACTTGTTGACGGTGAACGACTCATCAACCATTTCATTAATCACGAACCCCATTCcattttcaagatttggTATATCGACGAATACTCACACCTAGATGTTCTATGGGCTGGAGATGTGATTGAAAGAATCGGTAAACCAATGCTCGAAAACATGTACTTCCCAGAACAGCATTCAGCAACAAACTAA
- the MEU1 gene encoding S-methyl-5-thioadenosine phosphorylase has translation MRIFIRGFKAIPKFYKFTMTNTKSAELPQTFEGTIDLGIIGGTGLYKLDCLEPIAILPRMETPWGQTSSPITVSRVKSDETEHFHVAFIARHGVNHEFPPTRVPFRANIAALKHLGTKAILSFSAVGSLQQEIKPRDFVLPQQIIDRTKGIRESSYFNDEGLVGHVMFGEPFSKSFADYIYQFQDVLENPDSAEPCLLHYNKELTVVCMEGPQFSTRAESKMYRLLGGDVINMSVIPEAKLARECEIPYQMVCMSTDYDAWRDEEEQVSVQTVIGNLQNNAKNANHLASKVIVEMAKELPVFMKNGDGLRDMMKFSISTKPEAMSKETLAKLKFLFPNHW, from the coding sequence ATGAGGATATTCATTCGAGGATTCAAAGCAATACCGAAATTCTACAAGTTTACAATGACCAACACCAAATCTGCTGAGTTACCACAGACTTTTGAAGGAACCATCGATCTAGGAATCATCGGTGGTACTGGGTTGTACAAGCTAGACTGCTTGGAACCGATTGCCATTTTGCCAAGAATGGAGACCCCATGGGGTCAAACCTCGTCTCCTATTACGGTGTCTCGTGTGAAATCCGATGAGACTGAGCACTTTCACGTGGCCTTCATTGCCAGACACGGCGTGAACCATGAGTTCCCACCTACAAGGGTCCCATTCAGGGCCAACATTGCTGCTTTGAAACATCTGGGCACTAAGGCGATCTTGTCGTTCAGTGCTGTAGGGTCCTTGCAACAGGAAATCAAGCCCAGAGACTTTGTCCTACCACAACAGATCATCGACAGAACTAAAGGTATCAGAGAATCCTCATATTTCAACGATGAAGGATTGGTGGGTCACGTTATGTTTGGCGAGCCATTCTCTAAGTCATTCGCTGACTATATATACCAGTTCCAGGATGTGTTAGAAAACCCTGACTCCGCAGAACCATGTCTGTTACACTACAACAAGGAATTGACCGTTGTTTGTATGGAAGGTCCGCAATTCTCTACCAGAGCTGAATCGAAGATGTACCGTTTGCTTGGTGGTGATGTTATCAATATGAGTGTGATTCCAGAAGCAAAGCTTGCTCGTGAATGTGAAATTCCTTACCAAATGGTGTGTATGTCTACCGACTACGACGCCTGGAGAGACGAAGAGGAGCAAGTCTCTGTCCAAACCGTCATTGGGAACTTGCAAAACAACGCCAAGAACGCCAACCACTTGGCATCGAAGGTTATTGTTGAGATGGCTAAGGAGCTTCCTGTCTTCATGAAGAATGGTGATGGGTTGCGCGATATGATGAAGTTTTCCATTTCGACCAAGCCAGAGGCCATGTCGAAGGAAACTCTGGCCAAGCTCAAGTTTTTGTTCCCTAACCACTGGTAA